From the genome of bacterium, one region includes:
- a CDS encoding metallophosphoesterase family protein — translation MRIGIISDIHGNFDALEVVLKALEYEMADTTICLGDLVGYGPEPDLCTKKVYEACSDIILGNHDAAITGELDYSGFNSLAVEALEWTKKNLSDSSIKILASLKERVEIQEHGITAVHGSPDQGKKWNYIVITPDAEDAFISFDTRICFVGHSHRPGVFVNDEKGIIKINDPETIAINQNKKYIINVGSVGQPRDSDPRAAYGILDTETETFSLKRLSYPVESVQEKMKDAGLPWQLSYRLSLGQ, via the coding sequence ATGAGAATAGGAATAATTTCTGACATACATGGCAATTTTGACGCTCTTGAAGTTGTGTTAAAAGCTTTAGAGTACGAAATGGCAGACACTACAATCTGCCTTGGTGATCTTGTGGGATACGGGCCGGAACCTGACCTGTGTACAAAAAAAGTGTATGAGGCCTGTTCCGATATCATACTCGGCAACCACGATGCCGCCATTACAGGAGAACTGGATTATTCGGGCTTTAACTCTCTTGCAGTTGAAGCTCTGGAGTGGACAAAAAAAAATCTCTCTGACAGTTCAATTAAAATTCTGGCATCTCTTAAGGAAAGAGTTGAAATTCAGGAGCATGGGATAACAGCTGTTCACGGCAGCCCCGATCAGGGGAAAAAATGGAACTATATTGTCATTACTCCTGATGCAGAAGATGCATTTATATCATTTGACACCAGGATCTGCTTTGTAGGCCATTCTCACAGGCCCGGAGTATTTGTAAATGATGAAAAAGGAATAATAAAAATAAACGACCCTGAAACTATTGCAATTAATCAAAATAAAAAATACATTATAAATGTGGGGAGTGTAGGACAGCCGAGGGATAGTGACCCGAGAGCAGCATACGGTATCCTTGACACTGAAACAGAAACTTTTTCTTTAAAGCGGCTCTCTTACCCTGTTGAATCTGTTCAGGAAAAAATGAAAGATGCCGGACTTCCCTGGCAGCTCAGTTACAGGCTAAGCCTTGGACAATAA